The following coding sequences lie in one Lelliottia jeotgali genomic window:
- a CDS encoding IgaA: a membrane protein that prevents overactivation of the Rcs regulatory system, which translates to MSTILIFFAALLACALLAGWLYRRRAQRRYRLPFLNAFAGATTRKLAPEERSAIENYLDTLNRVQQTPGPTGASAAPISLTLNAQSDTVLCVTRSITRYGITTDDPNKWRYYLDSVEVHLPPFWEQYINDENSVELIPTDSIPLVIALNGHTLSEYVQEAPRFALERTSSTQASIRGEETEQIELLNIRQETHEEYALSRPDGIREAVLIVAAFVLFFFCLMAPDVFAPWLAGGALLLLGAGLWGLFAAPAKTTLREIHCLRGTPKRWGLFGENDQEHINNISLGIIDLIYPRHWQPWIAQDLGQKTDIDIYLDRHVVRQGRFLSLHDEVKNFPLQHWLRSTVIAGGAALVLAMLILLVPLDMPIKFTLSWIKGAQTIEATSVNQLEDAGVRVGDTLKLKGTGMCNIHAPGTWNTRQNSPFTPFDCSQIVWNDAPPLPLPESDTVGKATALTQALNRQLHPKPEDNSRVSQSLRAAIQKSGMVLLDDFGDIVMKTQDLCSADDECVRLKNALVNLGNSKDWEALVKRADAGRLDGVNVLLRPVSAESLENLVATSTAPFVMRETTRAAQALNSPAPGGFVIISDEGSDLVDQPYPPVALYDYPAQEQWGEFQRLAQMLMQTPFSAEGIVTGIFTDANGTRHVELHRMPDSAGLWRYIATTLLMLAMLVCIIWNGIAALRRYQRSRTRLAEIQQYYENCLNPKLIAAPDSLIG; encoded by the coding sequence ATGAGCACCATTTTGATATTTTTCGCTGCACTGCTGGCCTGCGCACTACTCGCAGGTTGGTTATACCGGCGCCGGGCACAGCGGCGATATCGCCTGCCATTTTTAAACGCCTTTGCCGGAGCAACTACGCGCAAACTGGCGCCCGAAGAACGCAGCGCAATTGAAAACTATCTTGATACGTTGAACCGTGTCCAGCAGACACCTGGCCCGACCGGCGCCAGCGCTGCGCCGATCTCCCTGACGCTCAACGCGCAAAGCGACACCGTGCTGTGCGTGACGCGCTCGATCACCCGCTATGGCATTACCACCGACGATCCCAACAAGTGGCGCTACTATCTCGATTCAGTCGAAGTGCATCTGCCGCCGTTTTGGGAACAATACATCAATGATGAAAATAGCGTTGAGCTGATCCCGACAGATTCTATTCCGCTGGTCATTGCTCTGAATGGTCACACCCTGAGTGAATATGTTCAGGAAGCACCGCGCTTTGCGCTGGAGCGCACAAGCTCCACACAGGCGTCAATTCGTGGTGAAGAGACTGAACAGATTGAACTGCTTAACATTCGCCAGGAAACGCACGAGGAGTATGCCCTCAGCCGTCCGGACGGAATTCGTGAGGCGGTGCTGATCGTTGCCGCTTTCGTGCTCTTTTTCTTCTGCCTGATGGCACCGGACGTTTTTGCACCCTGGCTGGCGGGCGGTGCACTGTTGCTGCTGGGCGCTGGTCTGTGGGGGTTATTTGCGGCTCCGGCAAAAACGACGCTGCGCGAAATCCACTGCTTACGCGGTACGCCTAAGCGCTGGGGTTTGTTCGGCGAGAACGATCAGGAACATATCAACAACATCTCGCTCGGGATTATCGATCTCATCTATCCGCGCCACTGGCAGCCGTGGATTGCCCAGGATTTAGGGCAAAAAACCGATATTGATATTTATCTCGACCGCCACGTTGTGCGCCAGGGGCGTTTCCTGTCCCTTCATGATGAAGTCAAAAACTTCCCGCTCCAGCACTGGCTTCGCAGTACCGTTATCGCCGGAGGCGCTGCGCTGGTGCTGGCGATGTTGATTCTGCTGGTGCCACTCGATATGCCGATTAAATTCACCCTGTCATGGATCAAAGGCGCACAAACCATTGAAGCCACCAGCGTGAATCAACTGGAAGATGCAGGCGTTCGCGTCGGTGATACGCTGAAGCTGAAAGGAACGGGCATGTGTAATATCCACGCGCCCGGAACCTGGAACACACGCCAAAACTCACCGTTCACACCTTTTGATTGTTCGCAGATAGTCTGGAATGACGCCCCACCGCTGCCGCTGCCGGAATCCGACACCGTCGGCAAAGCAACGGCTTTAACTCAGGCTCTGAACCGCCAACTGCATCCAAAACCGGAAGACAATTCCCGCGTCAGCCAGTCTCTGCGCGCAGCGATTCAGAAATCTGGCATGGTGCTGCTGGATGATTTCGGCGACATCGTGATGAAAACGCAGGATCTCTGTTCCGCCGACGATGAGTGTGTGCGCCTCAAAAACGCGTTGGTCAATCTCGGGAACAGTAAAGACTGGGAAGCGCTGGTGAAACGCGCTGACGCAGGGCGACTTGACGGCGTAAACGTTCTGCTGCGCCCGGTGAGTGCCGAATCACTGGAGAATCTGGTCGCCACTTCCACCGCGCCTTTCGTCATGCGTGAAACCACCCGCGCGGCCCAGGCGTTAAACAGCCCGGCACCGGGCGGTTTCGTGATTATCAGCGATGAAGGGAGCGATCTGGTCGATCAGCCTTATCCGCCGGTGGCGCTGTATGATTACCCGGCTCAGGAACAATGGGGCGAGTTCCAGCGTCTGGCGCAAATGCTGATGCAAACGCCGTTCAGCGCTGAGGGCATTGTGACGGGTATCTTTACCGATGCCAACGGCACCCGCCATGTCGAACTTCACCGCATGCCGGACAGCGCCGGATTATGGCGTTACATTGCCACTACCCTGCTGATGTTGGCGATGCTGGTGTGCATTATCTGGAACGGAATCGCTGCGCTGCGCCGCTATCAGCGCTCTCGTACGCGCCTGGCCGAGATTCAGCAATACTATGAAAACTGCCTCAATCCCAAGCTCATCGCCGCGCCTGACAGCCTGATCGGATAA
- a CDS encoding hydrolase yields the protein MHLDIAWQDVDTVLLDMDGTLLDLAFDTHFWQKLVPETYGAQQGITPAEAQDYIRQQYHAVQHTLNWYCLDYWSDKLGLDICAMTTAQGPNAVLREDSVPFLNALKASGKRRILLTNAHPHNLAVKLEHTGLASHLDLLLSTHTFGYPKEDQRLWQAVAQETGLQPERTLFIDDSEPILDSAAKFGIRYCLGVTNPDSGLADKSYLRHPALNDYRRMIPSLNVKETP from the coding sequence ATGCATCTTGATATCGCCTGGCAGGACGTTGATACCGTCCTGCTGGATATGGACGGCACGCTGCTCGACCTCGCCTTTGACACCCATTTCTGGCAAAAGCTGGTGCCTGAAACCTATGGCGCGCAGCAGGGCATCACTCCGGCGGAAGCGCAGGATTATATTCGCCAGCAGTATCACGCCGTGCAGCATACGCTAAACTGGTACTGCCTGGATTACTGGAGCGACAAGCTCGGTCTGGATATTTGCGCCATGACCACCGCGCAAGGGCCGAACGCGGTGCTGCGTGAAGATTCGGTGCCTTTTCTCAATGCCCTGAAAGCAAGTGGCAAGCGCCGTATTCTGCTGACTAACGCGCATCCGCACAATCTGGCGGTGAAGCTCGAACATACCGGGTTGGCGTCGCACCTTGATTTATTACTTTCCACCCACACATTTGGTTATCCGAAAGAGGATCAGCGATTGTGGCAGGCGGTGGCACAAGAGACCGGTTTGCAGCCAGAAAGAACGTTATTCATTGATGACAGTGAACCGATTCTGGATTCGGCGGCAAAATTCGGTATTCGCTATTGCCTGGGCGTGACGAATCCTGATTCCGGCCTGGCGGATAAAAGCTATCTGCGGCATCCGGCACTCAACGACTATCGCCGGATGATCCCCTCACTCAACGTGAAGGAGACGCCATGA
- a CDS encoding Ribosome-associated heat shock protein implicated in the recycling of the 50S subunit (S4), with protein sequence MKDKPSEGVRLDKWLWAARFYKTRALAREMVDGGKVHYNGQRSKPSKLVELNATLTLRQGNDERTVIVKAVTENRRPATEAVLMYEETTESVEKREKVALARKMNALTMPHPDRRPDKKERRDLMKFKHGEHE encoded by the coding sequence ATGAAAGATAAACCCTCCGAGGGGGTAAGACTGGATAAATGGCTGTGGGCCGCCCGTTTTTATAAAACGCGCGCTCTGGCCCGCGAAATGGTCGATGGCGGTAAGGTCCATTACAACGGGCAACGCAGTAAACCAAGTAAGCTTGTCGAACTGAACGCCACGCTGACACTGCGCCAGGGTAACGATGAACGCACGGTGATCGTCAAAGCCGTTACCGAAAATCGTCGCCCGGCAACCGAAGCGGTCCTGATGTATGAAGAGACGACAGAGAGCGTTGAAAAGCGCGAGAAAGTGGCGCTGGCACGCAAGATGAATGCCCTGACCATGCCGCATCCGGACAGGCGACCGGATAAAAAAGAACGTCGCGACCTGATGAAATTTAAACACGGCGAACATGAGTAA
- a CDS encoding 33 kDa chaperonin (Heat shock protein 33) (HSP33), with translation MSQHDQLHRYLFEQFAVRGELVTVSETWKQIMENHSYPQPVKTILGELLVATSLLTATLKFAGDITVQLQGDGPMTLAVINGNNQQQMRGVARVQGEVPEGADLKTLVGNGFLVITITPEEGERYQGVVGLEGDTLAACLEDYFMRSEQLPTRLFIRTGVVDGQLAAGGMLLQVLPAQNAQGNDFDHLAALTETIKTEELSTLPANEVLWRLYHEEEVTLYDPQDVEFKCTCSRERCAGALRTLPDEEIDSIMAEDGEIDMNCDYCGSHYVFNSMDIAEIRNNASPADPQVH, from the coding sequence ATGTCCCAACACGACCAATTACATCGCTATCTGTTTGAGCAATTTGCCGTTCGCGGCGAGCTGGTTACGGTATCCGAAACCTGGAAACAGATTATGGAAAACCACAGCTACCCGCAGCCGGTGAAGACCATCCTCGGCGAGCTGCTGGTCGCGACCAGCCTGCTGACGGCAACGCTTAAGTTTGCAGGCGACATCACCGTACAATTGCAGGGTGATGGCCCGATGACGCTGGCGGTGATCAACGGCAATAACCAGCAGCAGATGCGCGGTGTGGCTCGCGTTCAGGGAGAAGTCCCGGAAGGTGCCGATCTTAAAACGCTGGTCGGCAACGGTTTCCTGGTGATCACGATTACCCCAGAAGAAGGCGAGCGCTATCAGGGCGTAGTGGGTCTGGAAGGCGATACTTTGGCCGCCTGCCTGGAAGATTACTTCATGCGTTCCGAACAGCTGCCAACGCGCCTGTTTATCCGCACAGGCGTGGTGGACGGGCAACTGGCGGCGGGCGGTATGCTGCTGCAGGTTCTGCCTGCACAGAATGCCCAGGGCAATGATTTCGATCACCTGGCGGCTCTGACTGAAACCATCAAAACTGAAGAGCTGTCCACGCTGCCAGCGAACGAAGTGCTGTGGCGTCTGTACCACGAAGAAGAGGTGACGCTGTACGATCCGCAGGACGTAGAGTTCAAATGTACCTGTTCTCGTGAACGCTGTGCGGGCGCGCTGCGTACCCTGCCGGATGAAGAGATCGACAGCATCATGGCTGAAGACGGCGAAATCGATATGAACTGTGACTACTGTGGTTCTCACTACGTGTTCAATTCGATGGACATCGCCGAGATCCGCAACAACGCCTCCCCGGCAGACCCACAGGTTCATTAA
- a CDS encoding Phosphoenolpyruvate carboxykinase (ATP), whose product MRVKDLTPQDLMAYGINDVQEIVYNPDYDTLYQEELNPALEGYERGVLTNTGAIAVDTGIFTGRSPKDKYIVRDDTTRDTLWWADNGKGKNDNKPLSQDTWQHLKGLVTHQLSGKRLFIIDAFCGANADTRLSVRFITEVAWQAHFVKNMFIRPTDEELQDFEPDFIVMNGAKCTNPQWKEQGLNSENFIAFNLTERIQLIGGTWYGGEMKKGMFSVMNYLLPLQGIASMHCSANVGEEGDVAVFFGLSGTGKTTLSTDPKRRLIGDDEHGWDDDGVFNFEGGCYAKTIRLSAEAEPDIFGAIRRDALLENVTVRADGSVDFDDASKTENTRVSYPIYHIDNIVKPVSKAGHASKVIFLTADAFGVLPPVSRLTASQTQYHFLSGFTAKLAGTERGVTEPTPTFSACFGAAFLSLHPTQYAEVLVKRMQAAGAQAYLVNTGWNGTGKRISIKDTRAIIDAIIDGSLDDAETFTLPMFDLAIPTALPGVDTHILDPRNTYGSPEQWQEKAETLAKLFIENFEKYTDTPAGAALVSAGPR is encoded by the coding sequence ATGCGCGTTAAAGATTTAACCCCGCAAGATCTCATGGCTTATGGTATCAACGACGTCCAGGAAATCGTCTACAACCCCGATTACGATACGCTGTATCAGGAAGAGCTCAATCCAGCACTGGAAGGATACGAGCGAGGTGTGTTGACGAACACTGGTGCTATCGCCGTGGACACCGGGATTTTTACCGGCCGTTCGCCGAAAGATAAGTATATCGTCCGTGACGACACCACCCGCGATACGCTGTGGTGGGCAGATAACGGTAAAGGGAAGAACGACAATAAGCCGCTCTCCCAGGACACCTGGCAGCATCTGAAAGGACTCGTCACTCATCAACTCTCCGGCAAGCGCCTGTTCATTATTGATGCCTTCTGTGGCGCCAATGCCGACACCCGTCTTTCAGTGCGCTTCATTACCGAAGTTGCCTGGCAGGCGCATTTCGTGAAGAACATGTTTATTCGCCCGACCGATGAGGAATTACAGGATTTCGAGCCTGATTTCATCGTGATGAACGGTGCGAAATGCACTAACCCTCAGTGGAAAGAGCAGGGCCTGAACTCGGAAAACTTCATCGCCTTCAACCTGACCGAGCGCATCCAGCTTATCGGCGGCACCTGGTACGGTGGCGAAATGAAGAAAGGGATGTTCTCGGTGATGAACTACCTGCTACCGCTGCAGGGCATTGCCTCCATGCACTGCTCTGCTAACGTTGGTGAAGAAGGTGATGTGGCGGTATTCTTTGGCCTCTCCGGCACCGGCAAAACCACCCTTTCCACCGATCCGAAGCGCCGTCTGATTGGCGACGATGAACACGGCTGGGACGATGACGGCGTGTTCAACTTCGAAGGCGGCTGCTACGCCAAAACGATCCGCCTGTCGGCAGAAGCGGAACCGGACATTTTCGGTGCCATCCGCCGCGATGCGCTGCTGGAAAACGTCACCGTGCGTGCCGATGGAAGCGTCGATTTTGACGATGCCTCGAAAACCGAAAACACCCGCGTGTCGTATCCGATCTATCACATCGATAATATCGTGAAGCCGGTGTCCAAAGCGGGCCACGCCTCGAAAGTGATCTTCCTCACCGCCGATGCGTTTGGCGTGCTGCCACCGGTTTCCCGCCTGACGGCCAGCCAGACGCAGTATCACTTCCTGTCCGGTTTTACGGCGAAACTGGCCGGCACCGAGCGCGGTGTGACTGAACCGACGCCAACCTTCTCCGCCTGCTTCGGCGCGGCGTTCCTGTCCCTGCACCCGACGCAATACGCCGAAGTGCTGGTGAAACGTATGCAAGCCGCAGGCGCGCAGGCGTATCTGGTGAACACCGGCTGGAACGGGACGGGTAAACGCATCTCCATCAAGGATACGCGTGCGATTATCGACGCGATTATCGATGGTTCGCTGGATGATGCGGAAACCTTCACTCTGCCCATGTTCGATCTGGCGATCCCAACGGCGCTGCCGGGCGTGGATACGCATATCCTCGACCCGCGCAATACCTACGGCTCACCGGAACAGTGGCAAGAGAAGGCCGAAACGCTGGCGAAGCTGTTTATTGAAAACTTTGAGAAGTACACCGATACGCCAGCAGGTGCGGCGTTGGTGAGTGCAGGACCAAGGTAA
- a CDS encoding Osmolarity sensory histidine kinase EnvZ, with the protein MRFSPRSSFARTLLLIVTLLFVSLVTTYLVVLNFAILPSLQQFNKVLAYEVRMLMTDKLQLEDGTQLVVPPAFRREIYRELGISLYSNEAAEDAGLRWAQHYEFLSQQMAQQLGGPTEVRVEVNKSSPVVWLKTWLSPNIWVRVPLTEIHQGDFSPLFRYTLAIMLMAIGGAWLFIRIQNRPLVDLEHAALQVGKGIIPPPLREYGASEVRSVTRAFNHMAAGVKQLADDRTLLMAGVSHDLRTPLTRIRLATEMMGEEDGYLAESINKDIEECNAIIEQFIDYLRTGQEMPMEMADLNGVLGEVVAAESGYEREIDTDLQSGEIQVRMHPLSIKRAVANMVVNAARYGNGWIKVSSGSELNRAWFQVEDDGPGIKPEQRKHLFQPFVRGDSARSTSGTGLGLAIVQRIIDNHNGLLEIGTSERGGLSIRAWLPVPVTRGQVKES; encoded by the coding sequence ATGCGCTTTTCACCGCGCAGCTCGTTTGCCCGCACTCTGCTACTGATCGTCACCTTGCTGTTCGTCAGCCTGGTGACGACGTATCTGGTGGTGCTGAACTTCGCGATCCTGCCCAGCCTCCAGCAGTTCAATAAGGTCTTAGCCTACGAAGTTCGTATGCTAATGACCGATAAACTGCAGCTGGAGGACGGCACGCAGCTGGTGGTTCCTCCGGCGTTTCGGCGTGAAATTTACCGCGAGCTGGGAATTTCGCTCTATTCCAACGAAGCGGCGGAAGACGCTGGCCTGCGCTGGGCGCAACACTACGAATTCTTAAGTCAGCAGATGGCGCAGCAACTGGGTGGCCCGACGGAAGTGCGCGTTGAGGTCAACAAAAGCTCGCCGGTTGTGTGGCTGAAAACCTGGCTGTCACCCAACATTTGGGTGCGCGTCCCGCTGACCGAAATCCATCAGGGCGATTTCTCGCCGTTATTCCGCTACACCCTGGCGATCATGCTGATGGCGATAGGCGGCGCGTGGCTGTTTATCCGAATACAAAACCGACCCTTAGTCGATCTTGAGCACGCCGCTTTACAGGTGGGGAAAGGCATTATTCCGCCGCCACTGCGTGAATATGGCGCGTCTGAAGTTCGTTCTGTCACACGCGCCTTTAACCATATGGCGGCGGGCGTGAAGCAACTTGCCGACGACCGTACGCTGCTGATGGCCGGTGTGAGCCACGACCTGCGTACGCCGCTGACGCGTATTCGTCTGGCGACGGAAATGATGGGTGAAGAGGACGGTTATCTCGCGGAGTCCATCAACAAGGACATCGAAGAGTGTAACGCTATCATCGAACAGTTCATCGATTACCTGCGTACCGGTCAGGAAATGCCGATGGAAATGGCCGATCTTAACGGCGTGCTTGGCGAAGTGGTGGCGGCTGAAAGCGGTTACGAGCGTGAAATTGATACTGATTTGCAGTCGGGCGAGATTCAGGTCCGTATGCATCCATTGTCCATCAAACGTGCCGTCGCCAATATGGTGGTCAACGCTGCGCGCTACGGTAATGGCTGGATTAAAGTCAGCAGTGGTTCGGAACTGAATCGCGCCTGGTTCCAGGTTGAAGACGATGGTCCGGGGATAAAGCCTGAGCAGCGCAAGCATCTGTTCCAGCCGTTTGTGCGCGGCGACAGCGCACGTAGCACCAGCGGTACCGGATTAGGGCTGGCGATTGTGCAGCGTATTATCGACAACCATAACGGGCTGCTGGAGATTGGTACCAGCGAGCGGGGTGGTTTGAGTATTCGCGCGTGGCTGCCAGTTCCGGTGACGCGAGGGCAGGTGAAAGAGAGTTAA
- a CDS encoding Two-component system response regulator OmpR: MQENYKILVVDDDMRLRALLERYLTEQGFQVRSVANAEQMDRLLTRESFHLMVLDLMLPGEDGLSICRRLRSQSNPMPIIMVTAKGEEVDRIVGLEIGADDYIPKPFNPRELLARIRAVLRRQANELPGAPSQEEAVIAFGKFKLNLGTREMFREDEPMPLTSGEFAVLKALVSHPREPLSRDKLMNLARGREYSAMERSIDVQISRLRRMVEEDPAHPRYIQTVWGLGYVFVPDGSKA; this comes from the coding sequence ATGCAAGAGAACTATAAAATTCTGGTCGTGGATGACGACATGCGCCTGCGTGCGCTGCTTGAGCGTTATCTGACCGAGCAGGGCTTCCAGGTTCGAAGCGTGGCGAACGCCGAGCAAATGGATCGCCTGCTTACCCGTGAATCGTTCCACCTGATGGTGCTCGATTTAATGCTCCCTGGTGAAGACGGGCTTTCTATCTGCCGCCGTCTGCGCAGTCAGAGCAACCCAATGCCGATCATTATGGTGACGGCGAAAGGGGAAGAAGTTGACCGTATCGTGGGCCTCGAAATTGGTGCCGACGACTACATTCCAAAACCCTTCAACCCGCGTGAACTGCTGGCGCGTATTCGCGCAGTCCTTCGCCGTCAGGCCAACGAACTGCCGGGCGCACCGTCTCAGGAAGAGGCCGTGATTGCCTTCGGTAAGTTCAAGCTGAACCTCGGTACGCGCGAAATGTTCCGTGAAGATGAACCTATGCCGCTGACCAGCGGTGAATTTGCGGTTCTGAAAGCGCTGGTCAGCCATCCGCGTGAGCCGCTGTCGCGCGACAAGCTGATGAACCTGGCTCGCGGTCGTGAATACTCCGCGATGGAGCGTTCCATCGACGTCCAGATCTCTCGTCTGCGCCGCATGGTCGAAGAAGATCCTGCGCATCCTCGCTACATTCAGACCGTTTGGGGTCTGGGCTACGTCTTTGTGCCGGACGGTTCTAAAGCATGA
- a CDS encoding Transcription elongation factor GreB codes for MKTPLITREGYEKLKKEMDYLWREERPEVTKKVTWAASLGDRSENADYQYNKKRLREIDRRVRYLTKCLENLRIVDYSPQQEDKVFFGAWVEIENDDGDIRRFRIVGYDEIFGRKDYISIDSPMARALLKKEVGDLTIVQTPGGEASWYVNEIEYVK; via the coding sequence ATGAAAACGCCGCTAATCACCCGCGAAGGGTACGAAAAACTCAAAAAAGAGATGGATTACCTCTGGCGGGAAGAGCGCCCGGAAGTGACCAAAAAAGTGACCTGGGCGGCCAGTCTCGGCGACCGCAGTGAGAACGCTGACTATCAGTATAATAAGAAACGCCTGCGCGAGATTGACAGACGCGTCCGTTATCTCACCAAATGCCTTGAGAACCTAAGAATTGTTGATTATTCCCCGCAGCAAGAGGACAAAGTGTTCTTCGGCGCGTGGGTAGAAATTGAGAATGATGATGGCGATATCCGCCGCTTTCGCATTGTCGGCTACGATGAAATTTTTGGTCGTAAGGATTACATCTCGATCGACTCGCCGATGGCTCGCGCGCTGCTCAAAAAGGAAGTCGGTGATTTAACCATCGTCCAGACGCCCGGCGGCGAAGCCAGCTGGTACGTCAACGAAATTGAGTACGTTAAATAG
- a CDS encoding RNA-binding transcriptional accessory protein: MSARITIPLFFDKPDDKAMMKDSLCRIIAGELQARAEQVEAAVRLLDEGNTVPFIARYRKEVTGGLDDTQLRNLETRLGYLRELEDRRQAILKSIGEQGKLTDALAGAINGTMSKTELEDLYLPYKPKRRTRGQIAIEAGLEPLADLLWNTPSHDPETEAAKFIDAEKGVADTKAALDGARYILMERFAEDAALLSKVRDYLWKNAHIVSTVVSGKEEEGAKFRDYFDHHEPISTAPSHRALAMFRGRNEGILQLSLNADPQFDEPPKESYCEQIITSHLGLRLNNAPADSWRKGVVSWTWRIKVLMHLETELMGTVRERAEDEAINVFARNLHDLLMAAPAGLRATMGLDPGLRTGVKVAVVDGTGKLVATDTIYPHTGQAAKAAVVVAALCEKYNVELVAIGNGTASRETERFFLDVQEQFPKVTAQKVIVSEAGASVYSASELAALEFPDLDVSLRGAVSIARRLQDPLAELVKIDPKSIGVGQYQHDVSQTQLARRLDAVVEDCVNAVGVDLNTASVALLTRVAGLTRMMAQNIVSWRDENGQFQNRQQLLKVSRLGPKAFEQCAGFLRINHGDNPLDASTVHPEAYPVVERILAATQQALKDLMGNSTNLRDLKAVDFTDDKFGVPTVSDIIKELEKPGRDPRPEFKTAKFAEGVETMKDLQPGMVLEGAVTNVTNFGAFVDIGVHQDGLVHISSLADKFVEDPHTVVKAGDIVKVKVLEVDMQRKRIALTMRLDEQPGETNARRNNGGGAREQSRPAAKAAKPRPQAQPAGNSAMMDALAAAMGKKR; the protein is encoded by the coding sequence GTGTCAGCCCGTATAACTATCCCCCTGTTTTTCGATAAACCAGATGACAAAGCCATGATGAAAGATTCGCTCTGCCGCATTATTGCGGGTGAACTTCAGGCCAGAGCCGAGCAGGTAGAAGCTGCCGTTCGCCTGCTTGATGAAGGGAACACCGTGCCGTTTATTGCACGTTATCGTAAGGAAGTCACCGGCGGTCTGGATGACACGCAGCTGCGCAACCTGGAGACCCGTCTGGGCTACCTGCGCGAGCTGGAAGACCGTCGTCAGGCCATTCTCAAATCCATCGGCGAGCAGGGCAAACTGACCGATGCGCTGGCAGGTGCTATCAACGGCACGATGAGCAAAACCGAGCTCGAAGACCTCTATCTGCCGTACAAACCTAAGCGCCGCACCCGCGGGCAGATTGCGATTGAAGCAGGCCTTGAGCCGCTGGCGGATCTGCTGTGGAACACCCCGTCACACGATCCGGAAACGGAAGCCGCGAAATTTATCGACGCGGAAAAAGGCGTGGCCGATACCAAAGCCGCCCTCGACGGTGCGCGCTATATCCTGATGGAGCGTTTTGCCGAAGACGCCGCGCTGCTCTCCAAAGTGCGTGATTATCTGTGGAAAAATGCCCATATCGTCTCGACCGTGGTGAGCGGTAAAGAAGAGGAAGGTGCGAAATTCCGCGACTACTTCGATCATCATGAACCGATCTCCACCGCTCCGTCGCATCGTGCGCTGGCGATGTTCCGTGGCCGTAACGAAGGTATACTGCAACTCTCGCTCAATGCCGATCCGCAGTTCGACGAACCGCCAAAAGAGAGTTATTGCGAACAAATTATTACCAGCCATCTCGGCCTGCGTCTGAATAATGCTCCGGCAGACAGCTGGCGCAAAGGCGTGGTGAGCTGGACCTGGCGCATCAAAGTGCTGATGCACCTCGAAACCGAACTGATGGGCACCGTGCGCGAACGCGCAGAAGACGAAGCGATTAACGTCTTTGCCCGAAACCTGCATGACCTGCTGATGGCCGCACCAGCTGGCCTGCGAGCCACTATGGGTCTCGATCCGGGCCTGCGTACTGGCGTGAAAGTGGCCGTTGTCGACGGGACCGGCAAACTGGTCGCGACCGACACCATCTATCCGCACACCGGCCAGGCCGCGAAAGCCGCCGTGGTGGTTGCCGCCCTGTGTGAAAAATACAACGTTGAACTGGTGGCGATCGGAAACGGTACCGCATCGCGCGAAACCGAACGCTTCTTCCTCGACGTGCAGGAGCAGTTCCCGAAAGTCACCGCGCAGAAAGTGATCGTCAGCGAAGCCGGAGCGTCAGTTTATTCCGCGTCCGAACTGGCGGCGCTCGAGTTCCCGGACCTCGACGTTTCCCTGCGCGGCGCGGTCTCTATCGCCCGCCGCCTGCAAGATCCGCTGGCAGAGCTGGTGAAAATCGATCCGAAATCGATCGGTGTCGGCCAGTATCAGCACGACGTGAGTCAGACTCAACTGGCGCGCCGTCTGGATGCGGTGGTGGAAGACTGCGTAAACGCCGTCGGTGTAGACCTGAACACCGCCTCCGTTGCTCTGCTGACCCGCGTGGCAGGCCTGACCCGCATGATGGCGCAGAATATCGTCTCCTGGCGCGATGAGAACGGTCAGTTCCAGAACCGCCAGCAGTTGTTGAAGGTGAGCCGTCTCGGGCCGAAAGCCTTTGAGCAGTGCGCGGGCTTCCTGCGTATCAACCACGGCGATAACCCGCTGGATGCCTCAACCGTTCACCCGGAAGCTTATCCGGTGGTGGAGCGTATTCTGGCTGCCACTCAGCAGGCGCTGAAAGACCTGATGGGCAACAGCACCAATCTGCGTGACCTGAAAGCCGTCGATTTCACCGACGACAAATTCGGCGTGCCAACCGTCTCCGACATCATCAAAGAGCTGGAAAAACCAGGTCGCGACCCGCGCCCTGAGTTTAAAACGGCGAAGTTTGCCGAAGGCGTTGAAACGATGAAAGATCTGCAGCCGGGAATGGTGCTGGAAGGCGCGGTAACAAACGTCACCAATTTTGGTGCCTTTGTCGATATCGGCGTGCATCAGGACGGTTTAGTGCATATCTCTTCCCTGGCCGATAAGTTCGTGGAAGACCCGCATACCGTGGTCAAAGCGGGCGATATCGTGAAGGTGAAAGTGCTGGAAGTGGATATGCAGCGCAAGCGTATCGCGCTGACGATGCGTCTTGACGAGCAGCCAGGCGAAACCAACGCTCGTCGTAATAACGGCGGCGGCGCGCGCGAGCAATCCCGTCCAGCAGCCAAAGCCGCGAAACCACGCCCTCAGGCTCAGCCTGCCGGTAACAGCGCGATGATGGATGCGCTGGCCGCCGCGATGGGCAAAAAACGTTAA